CGACTCGGGTCTCGACAAGGACTGGCTCTGGCAGGACTGGCAGGACTCGCTGTCGGAGTACGAGCAGGACGACTGCCGGTGGACCCCGTGCTTCGACTGCGGCGTCTGCCCGTCCATGGACACCGAGATCCAGATCGGCCCGACCGGGAAGAAGCTCCTGCCGTTGACCCCGATCGGCGGATCTGGCCTGAAGGTCCCCACCGGCGCCCAGCACTGACCGCTGTCCCGCACTGACCGCTTTCCCGCAGTGACCGCGGCGGTCGGCGATCCGACCGCCCGCCGCCACCGTTGATCATTAAGTTGTTGTCACCGGCACGGCGTGTCGCCGGCAACAACTTCATGATCAACCGTTCCTGACCTCGAGGAGCACGACGATCAGCAAGAAACCACAGCCGGAGGGCGGGCAGGCGCCCGTCGTCCAGCGCGTCCGGATCCGGTACGCCAAGCGCGGACCGCTGCGGTTCACCTCGCACCGGGACTTCGCCCGGGCCTTCGAGCGCGCGCTGCGCCGGGCCGGCGTACCGATCGCCTTCTCCCAGGGCTTCACCCCGCACCCGAAGATCTCGTACGCCAGCGCCGCGCCCACCGGGGTGGCCAGCGAGGCCGAGTACCTGGAGATCGGCCTCCGCGAGCCGGTCGACCCGGCCCAGCTGCGGGCCGCGTTGGACGCCGCGCTCTCGCCGGGGCTCGACGTGCTCGACGCGGTCGTGGCCGGGGGTGGCAGCCTCGCCGACCGGATCGAGGCGTCGCGCTGGCGGATCGAGCTGCCCGAGGTCGACCCGGCCCTGGCGCGGCAGGCGGCGGCGGCCTTCACCGCCGCCGAGGAGATCCAGGTCGAGCGGATGACCAAGCAGGGCCGGCGGATCTTCGACGCGCGGGCGGCGGTCATCGGCATCGATGTCGTTCCCGAGTCCGAGACGCCTTCCGGGGCACCGGCCGTACCGTGTGCGATACTCGAACTGGTCGTGCGGCAGGTCACCCCGTCCGTACGGCCCGATGACGTCCTTTCCGGCCTCCGCGTGGTGGCCGCCCTGGAGCCGCCGGTCGCCCCGAGGGTGATCCGGCTGGCACAGGGCACGCTGACCGCGCAGGGCGAGATCGTGGATCCGTTGGATGCGGACCGCGACGGGGCAGCCATCGGTGAGCACTGACCGACGGTCAGTGCTCGAAGCAGGCAGACTTCGGCGGTCGTGCACCTCGCGCGCCCGGCGGAAACACTTTTGCGGCGACCCTGCGTGGCAGCGCTCACCCGCGCCCGGGGCAGCCAGAACTGGAGAACGTCCATGCTCGAGAACGAGCCCGAGGGCGGCGAACGGACCGGTTCACAGCCGGCCGGCGACACCGCCGACAACAGCACTGACAGCACCGCCGAGGCCCGGCCGCCGGCCCGCAAGCGGACCAGCCGCCGCCGGACCGCCCCGCTGAACCAGCCGGAACAGACCGACGCGCCGGCCGAGGCGCCCACCGAGGCCGGCACGACCACCGGCGAGTCGCCCCAGGCGGAGGTGTTCGCCCCGGTCGTGGGTGAGCTGGAGGCCGCCCCGAAGACCCCCCGGCGCCGCCGCAAGGCGACCACCGCCAAGGCGGCCGAGGAGCCCGTGGTGGCGACCGGCGCGGAGGAGGCCTCCGCGGAGGTCGTCCCCCCGGTCAAGGTGACCCGCACCCGGCGCCGGAAGGCCGTCCCGCCGGAGGCCGAGACCCCGGCCGCCGAGCCGCGGGAGGACGCCGCGCCGGCCCTGGCCGAGGAGGCGCCGGCCGAGGAGACCCCGGCCGACGAGATCACCGCCGAGGAGGAGGCCGCCGAGCCGACCGAGGCCGAGGAGACCGCGCAGCGGACCCCGGCCGCGGAGCCGACGCCGGCCGCCTCGGGTACCGCCGAGATCCCCCCGGCCGCCGAGGGCGCCACCCCGCCGCGGGCCGGGGACCGCAGCGGCGACGTCGCGCCCGGCGCGGCGGTTCCGGGCGAGCAGCCGGCCGAGCAGCCGGAGCCGCGTACCCGCCGGCGGCGGGCCGCGCTCTCCGCGCCGACGGTGCTCTTCATGGCGCCGCAGCCGGAGGAGGCGCCGGTCGTCCGGGTCACCGCGCCCGCGCCGGCCGCCGAGGAGCCGGCCGAGGAGCCGGTCGAGACCGGTCGCCGCCGGCGGCGCGGCCGCCGCGAGGTGGAGCCGGTCGAGGCCGAGGTCGAGGTCGAGGAGGAGCCCGCCGTCGAAGCCGAGGAGATCGGTGAGGCGGAGGACGAGGACGAGGACGAGGAGACGGCCGCGGCGCGTCGCCGTCGCCGTCGCGGCCGGCGGGGTCGCGGCCGGGGCAAGGGCGGCGCGGAGGACGAGGAGGCCGAGGAGGCCGAGGAGGCCATCCAGGCCGAGAGCGCCGAGGCCGAGGCCGAGGAGACCGAGGACGAGGAGGGCGAGGGCGACGGGCTGACCCGCCGCCGGCGCCGCCGCCGTCGTCGGGGCGCCGGTGACGTGGAGGGCGGCGCCGAGGACGGCGTGCCCACCGTGGTCAAGATCCGCGAGCCGCGCCGGGCCGTCGACGAGGTGCAGGGCGTCTCCGGCTCGACGCGGCTGGAGGCCAAGCGGCAGCGCCGCCGGGACGGTCGGGAGCAGCGGCGTACCCGGCCGCCGATCCTGAGCGAGTCGGAGTTCCTGGCCCGCCGGGAGGCGGTCGACCGGGTGATGGCGGTCCGCCAGCGCGGTGACCGCACCCAGATCGCCGTCCTCGAGGACGGCGTGCTGGTCGAGCACTACGTCACCCGCAACTCCTCCGGCACCATGGCCGGCAACGTCTACCTGGGCAAGGTGCAGAACGTCCTGCCCAGCATGGAGGCGGCCTTCGTCGACATCGGTCGCGGCCGCAACGCCGTGCTCTACGCCGGCGAGGTGAACTGGGACGCCACCGGCCTGGAGGGCCGGGCCCGCTCGATCGAGCAGGCGCTCCGCTCCGGCGACTCGGTGCTGGTGCAGGTGACCAAGGACCCGATCGGGCACAAGGGCGCCCGCCTGACCAGCCACATCGCGCTCTCCGGGCGGCACCTGGTCTACGTGCCCAACGGCAACGCCTCCGGCATCAGCCGGAAGCTGCCGGACACCGAGCGCAAGCGGCTGCGCGACGTGCTCAAGAAGCTGGTTCCGGACGGCGCGGGCGTGATCGTGCGGACCGCCGCCGAGGGGGCGAGCGAGGACGAGCTGGCCCGGGACGTCAAGCGGCTCCAGGCGCAGTGGGAGGAAATCCAGGCCAAGGCGGCCGAGGGTGGCGCCCCGGTGCTGCTCTACGAGGAGCCGGACCTGGTCATCCGGGTCGTGCGGGACCTGTTCAACGAGGACTTCCGCGACCTGGTGATCGAGGGCGAGCAGGCGTACGGCGAGGTCGAGTCGTACCTGTCGCACGTCTCGCCGGACCTGGTCGCCCGGCTGCGCCGGCACGCCGGCACCACCGACGTCTTCGCCGAGTACCGGATCGACGAGCAGATCCTGAAGGGGCTCGACCGCAAGGTCTTCCTCCCCTCCGGCGGCTCGCTGGTGATCGACCGGACCGAGGCGATGACCGTCATCGACGTCAACACCGGCAAGTACACCGGCTCCGGGGGCAACCTGGAGGAGACGGTCACCCGGAACAATCTGGAGGCGGCCGAGGAGATCGTCCGCCAGCTCCGGCTGCGCGACCTGGGGGGCATCGTGGTGATCGACTTCATCGACATGGTGCTGGAGTCGAACCGGGAGCTGGTGCTGCGCCGGCTCACCGAGTGCCTGGGCCGGGACCGCACCAAGCACCAGGTCACCGAGATCACCTCGCTTGGCCTGGTGCAGATGACCCGCAAGCGGATCGGCGCGGGCCTGCTGGAGGCGTTCAGCGAGACCTGCGAGTGCTGCAAGGGCCGCGGTCTGATCATCCACACCGAGCCGGTGCCGGAGAAGCCGCGTGCCGGCGGTGGCGCGGGGGAGAAGGTCAAGGCGGTCGCCTCGGCCGTCACCACCCCCGCCGCCGAGCAGGGCGGCACCGCCTCGTCCCGGCGTCGGGCCCGCAAGGCCGCCGCGCCGGAGAAGACCGTGGCCGAGGTGACCGAGACCACCGACGCCGTGGCGCAGGCGGAGTCGGAGTACCACGACACGATGGGCTACGACCTGTCCCGGTACGAGTCCGAGACGCCGGCCGCCCCGGCGGTCGCCGACAGCCAGGAGGGCGAGTCCGCCCGGCTGGCCGCACCGGACGACCCGGACGCGCTGGGTGACACCGACGAGGAGGGCGCCGAGGGCGGCACCGGCCGGCGGCGCTCCCGTCGCGGCGGCGCCCGGCGGCGTACCCGGCCGTGAGTCGCTGACCGGCGCGACGTTTGACAGAGCCCCTTCCCCGGCAACAGTGTCCGGTGGGAGGGGCTCTGCCGTCTCGACGACCCCCGGCCGGACGGCGGCTCCTCGGACAGGAGGAGACATGCGTCGCCCGCTCGCGGCCACGATGGTGACCGCCGTGCTGCTGACCGGCGCGGCCTGCGCCGACAACGACTCCAACCCCTTCAGTGTGGGGTTCGCCTCACCGGCGCCGTCGGCCACGGCTGCACCGGGCGTCTCCGGCACGCCCACCCCGACGCCGACCGGTGACGCGGGGGTCTGCCTGGCCGCGAAGCGGGCCGGCTCGACCGCCGTGCAGACGTACGTCCAGAAGCTGGCCGAGATGCTGACCGTCGGTCGCACCGACCGGGCGGCGGCCGACGCCGCCCGCCGCGACGCCGAGGCGGCCCTGGCGGGCTGGCGGGACGCCCTCCGGCAGCAGTCGGGGCGGGCGACCGACCCGCAGCTCAAGACGCTGCTGGCCGACCTGGCCACCGAGGTCGGTAGCCTGGGCACCGACGTCGAGAAGATCGACGAGGCGGAGTTCGACCGCCTCCAGCAGCGCCTCGACGAGCTCTGCCCGCGCTGACCAGCGGCCCGGTTTGGGCGGCGGGCCGGGTATGGCGTACGCTTGCCTGCGGCGCACTTTGGTGTGCCGAGTTCCCGCGTGCCCGCGCCGCCGGTGTCACTGCTGCCCGGCGAGTCGCCGTGGGAACGACCGCCAGCAGCCTCAACGACAGGGAGTCCGCCTCCGATGTACGCGATCGTCAAGACCGGCGGCAAGCAGTACAAGGTCGCCGAGGGCGACGTGATCGAGGTCGAGAAGCTCACCGGTGCCCCCGGTGACGCGGTGAAGCTCACCGCGGTGCTCCTCGTCGACGGTGACGACCTGGTGACCGAAGCGGCGAAGCTTGCCAAGGTCGCGGTGTCCGGCGAGATCGCCGCGCACACCAAGGGCCCGAAGATCAAGATTCACAAGTTCAAGAACAAGACCGGCTACCACAAGCGCCAGGGTCACCGCCAGCCGCTGACCCAGGTCAAGGTGACCGGCATCTCCAGCGGGAAGTAGGTCGTCCTCCAATGGCTCACAAAAAGGGTGCGTCCAGCTCGCGTAACGGTCGCGACTCCGCGGCCCAGCGGCTCGGCGTGAAGCGCTTCGGTGGTCAGGTCGTCAGCGCGGGTGAGATTCTCCTCCGTCAGCGTGGCACCAAGTTCCACCCCGGTGACCTGGTCGGCCGTGGCGGCGACGACACGCTGTTCGCGCTGGCCGCCGGCTCGGTCCAGTTCGGCACCAAGCGGGGTCGCAAGACCGTCAGCATCGTGCCGCAGCAGTAGTTCGAAGGCGAAGCGGGCCGCGGACCTCGTGTCCCGGCCCGCTTCGTCTTTTCTCACGCGGGGGTGGACCCCGCTGGAAGGATTGGCGTCGTGACGACGTTCGTTGACCGGGTCGTCCTGCACATGCAGGCCGGCGACGGCGGGCACGGCTGTGTCTCCATCCACCGGGAGAAGTTCAAGCCCTTCGGCGGCCCCGACGGCGGCAACGGCGGGCACGGCGGCAGCGTCTCGCTGGTCGTCGACCCGCAGGTGACCACGCTGCTCGACTTCCACTTCCGCCCGCACCTCAAGGCCGAGAACGGCAAGGGCGGCGCCGGCTCGAACCGGGACGGGGCCAACGGCCACGACCTGATCATCAAGGTGCCGAACGGCACCGTGGTGCAGAGCCTCGACGGTGAGGTGCTGGCCGACCTGGTCGGCGCGGGCACCACCTTCGAGGCGGCCCGGGGTGGCCGCGGCGGGCGGGGCAACGCCTCGTTGGCCAACGCCCGGCGCAAGGCCCCCGGCTTCGCCGAACTGGGTGAGCCCGGCGACCTCCTGGACGTGGTGCTGGAGCTGAAGAGCGTCGCCGACGTCGGCCTGGTCGGCTTCCCGTCGGCCGGCAAGTCCTCGCTGATCTCGGTGATCTCCGCCGCCAAGCCGAAGATCGCCGACTACCCGTTCACCACCCTGGTGCCGAACCTGGGCGTGGTCCGGGTGGACAACCACACCTTCACCGTCGCCGACGTGCCGGGCCTGATCCCGGGCGCGGCCACCGGCAAGGGCCTTGGGCTGGAGTTCCTCCGCCACGTCGAGCGCTGCGCCGTGCTGGTGCACGTGGTCGACACGGCGACGCTGGAGCCCGGCCGGGACCCGCTCGCCGACATCGACACCATCGAGGCGGAGCTGTCCGAGTACGGCGGCCTGGCCGACCGGCCCCGGCTCGTCGCCCTCAACAAGATCGACGTACCGGACGGGCGGGATCTCGCCGAGATCGTCCGGCCGGACCTGGAGGCGCGCGGTTTCCAGGTCTTCGAGGTCTCCACGGCCACCCGCGAGGGGCTCAAGGAGCTCATGTACGCGATGGCCGAGCTGGTCGAGCAGGGCCGCAAAGCGGCGCCGCCGGCCGAGCCGACCCGGATCGTGATCCGCCCGAAGGCGGTCGACGACACCGGCTTCACCATCGAGGCGGAGGAGGACGGCTCCTTCACCGTCCGGGGCGTCCGGCCCGAGCGCTGGGTGCGGCAGACGAACTTCGACAACGACGAGGCCATCGGCTACCTGGCCGATCGGCTGGCCCGGCTCGGTGTCGAGGAGAAGCTGGCCAAGGCCGGCGCGAACCCCGGCGACCTGGTGCGGATCGGCGATCGGGAGTTCGACTGGCAGCCCACCCTCTACGCCGGGGTGGACTTCGTCCCGGGCAACCGGGGCACCGACGTCCGGCTGGAGGACAAGTCGGCCCGCGCCTCGGCGGCGGAGCGGCTGGCCGCCCGCAAGGCCCGCCGCCGGCGTCCCGAGGACGAGCTGGAGTCCGGCGGCCTGGACGCGGACCTCTCCGACGACCTGGACGACGACGAATAGCTCGGCTACGTCCGTGTTCGGGTCGTTGGCCGGAAACCTCCGCGAAATCCGCTCGGCTTAGCGTGACGGGATGCTGATCGAATCCCGTCCCGCCACCGATCCCGAGATCGCCGCCCTGGTCACGGCCCAGCAACGTGATCTGCGGGCGGCCGACGGCGGGCTGGACGGGCAGGCGACGCTGACCCAGGACGACATCCACTACCTGGCGGCGGTGGTCGGCGGCCGGGCGGTCGGCTGCGGCGGCCTCCAGGCGCTGGACGGCGACACCGGGGAGCTGAAGCGGATGTACGTCCGCCCGGCGTACCGGGGGCGGGGCATCGCCCGGCAGTTGCTGGCCGCCCTCGAGGAGCTGGCCTTCCAGCGCGGACACGCCGTGGTCTGCCTCGAGACCGGGACGTACCTGCCGGCCGCGATCGGGCTCTACACCTCCAGCGGGTACGAGCCCATCCCGGTCTACGGCGAGTACGTCGGCAACCCGTACAGCGTCTGCTTCGCCAAGCGGCTGCCCGTCGCCGCCTGACGGCGGCCGACCCGGGCGGCGGGGGCGCCCCCGGTCAGGCGCCGGTCTCGGCGTGCGCGGCGGTGACCGGCTTCGACTCGGGGCTGGCGTGCTGCCGCAGCACGATGCTGAGCAGGATCAGCACGCCGACGGCGAGGAACTCGCTCTGCCAGTTCTGCATGGACTGGAACCAGAAGTCGCTGGTGAAGAGGAACTGCCAGGCGCCGATCGGGGCGGCCCCGCTCTCCAGCGCCTGCTCCTGGTTGTACTCCGCCACGCCGCCGAACAGGTGGCCGAGGAACGAGCCGGCGAAGATCAGCAGCAGCGCCAGCGAGAGGCTGTTGCGGTAGACGGCCAGGGGGAAGCCGCCCACCCGGACCGGCCAGGGGGAGTCCGGCTTGGCCCGGCGCGGGTCGTCGTCGGGCCGGTCGTCCTGGCCCTCGGGCTTCGACTCCGCCGAGCCCTTCTGCACCAGGTACGCGGTGAGCAGCACGTAGCCGCCCATCTGGAGGAACTCCGACTCCCAGTTCTCGAAGACCGCCTCGGCGAAGTGCCCGGTGCCGAGGTACGCCCACCAGCTCAGCGGGGCCGCGCCGTACTGGGTCAGCTCCTCGTTGTGGACCTGCCAGCCGGTCACGCTCTGCAACGCGAGGAAGACCAGGAATGCGCCGAGCATGGCGACCGTGAGCGCGTTCTCCCGCAACCACCGTGGCATCGCAGGACCTCCTCGTCCGTCGGATCACTCCCCGTGGTGACCCTCCGTTGCCCCGGGCAAGGATTCGGCAAACCCGCGCCCAGTGTGTCGGGTGACGGACCACCCGACCGGGTGAAGGCGCAGATCAGGGGCGGTCGATCGGGGTGTCCAGCCGGCCGCCGGTGCCGACGTCGTTGGAGAGCAGCAGCCCCACGACGAGCATGCCGAAGCCGAGGAACAGGTGCAGCCAGTTGTCCGCGTCGTTGAACGGCACGAAGTTGGCCGCGGTCTTCATGTCGATGCCGAAGCCGTACAGCCAGAGGCCCAGGTAGACGGCGCCGCCGCCGGCCAGGAAGAGCCGGGCCCCGGCGACCCGACGCGCGAGCACCAGCCCGACCAGGCCGAAGAGCAGGTGCAGCAGGTTGTGCAGGACCGACACCTGGAACAGGCCGAGCAGCTTCGCCTCCGAGTGGTGCCCGGCGAAGGTCAGGTCGCCGTAGTGCGTGGTGACCCCGGGGACGAACCCGAGCACGCCGATCAGGACGAAGACGGCGGCCACCGCGGCGGCGACCGGCTGGATCCGGGGCTTCGGGCCGGCCGGGGCGCGTCCGCGCACGTCACGTGCCATCGCTGTCACCTCCGTGGAGCAGCCGCCGCCCGGGGCCGGACGACCCTCCATTGTGTGATCGAGGTGGGGCGGTTCCGCAGAGAAATGACGAATCAGGCATGGACCCGACGACTGGGGGTAGGTCAATGGTCACGCCGACAACACGTCGGCACGACCCCACGACACAACCGCTACGACCATCCGAGCGGAAGGGTAATCATGACCTACGATCTTTCCCCCACGTCCTCCACCTACGGGCAGGAGTCGCACAACGGCGGTGGCGTCCGTGACCAGGCCCGCCAGGTCGGCTCGGAGGCGGCGAACGCGGGCGGCGCCGTCGCGGAGACCGCCAAGGAGCAGGGCAAGGAGGTGGTGGGCGAGGCGAAGCGCCAGGCCCGCAACCTCTACGGCGAGGCCCGCAACCAGGTCGCCGCCCAGACCAGCCAGCAGCAGCAGCGCGCCGCCGGCGGCCTCCGCTCGCTGGCCGAGGAGATGCGCTCGATGGCGCAGGGCAGCGGCCAGTCCGGCCCGGTGACCGAGCTGGCCCACCAGGCCGCCGACCGGGTGCACGGCGTGGCCGGCTGGCTGGAGCAGCGCGAGCCGGGCGACATCCTGCACGAGGTGAAGAGCTACGCCCGCCGCAACCCGGGCACCTTCCTGGTCGGCGCCGCCGTCCTCGGCGTCCTCGCCGGCCGGCTGACCAAGAACATCGCCGCCACCGGCGACGACGACCCGGCCCGCCGGGCGTACGGCCCGGGCTACGACCCGGACCGGACCGCGGTCATCCCGACCTCGCGCGCGGTGCCGGAGGCCGTGCCGCCGGGCGGCTACCTCGACCCGACCCCGGGCAGCTACGCCGACCCGCAGACCGGCTACGCCGAGCCGGGCGGCTACACCGACCCGACCCGCGGCGGCTACGCAGAGCCGCAGACCGGCACCGGCCAGCCGCTGCCGCCGGTGAGCCAGACCGACCCGCTGCCGGGCGTGCCGTCGAGCGGCGTCACCCGTCCGTGAGCGGCCGATCCGTCAGAAGGGAGGCGACGGCATGACATGCCGACGCAGGGGTCCGGACTGGACTCCGGTTACCACGCGGAGACGGGCGCCCCGCACACCGCGGACGAGGTCCGGGGCAGCTCCCTCGGTGAGCTGATGCGCCAGGTGACCACCGACCTCTCGACGCTGATGCGGCAGGAGGTCGAGCTGGCCAAGGCGGAGATCCGCCAGGAGGGCAGGAAGGCGGGCAAGGCCGCCGGGCTGTTCGGCGGCGCCGGCTTCGGCGGCTACATGGTGGCGCTCTTCCTCTCCATCGCGCTGTGGCAGGCCCTGGACAACGTGATGGATTCGGGCCTGGCCGCGCTGATCGTGGCCGTCATCTGGGCCGCGATCGCGGCGGTCCTCTACTCCATGGCCAAGAAGAACGCCGAGCGGATTCGCGGCCTCAAGCAGACCAACGACAGCGTGCAGCGCATCCCCGACGCGCTCAAGCCGCACCCGGAGGGAGTCACCCGATGAGCACCGACCCCGACCAGATCCGGCGGGAGATCGAGGCCACCCGTAACAGCCTCAGCTCGGACGTGGACGCGCTGGCGTACAAGGTCAGCCCGAGCCGCATCGTCGACGACCGCAAGCAGCGGGCGCGCAACGCGCTCCAGAATGTGAGGGACAAGATCATGGGAACCGCCTCGGACTACGGCCACAGCACCGGTCACGCCGCCCACTCGGCGGCCGACCACGCCTCCTCGGCGGCCTCCACCGTCGGCGACAAGGCGCACGCCGCCGCCTCCACGGTCGGCGACGCCGCCCAGCGGGCCCCGCACGTGTTGCGGGAGAAGTCCGAGGGCAACCCGCTGGCCGCCGGCCTGATCGCGTTCGGCGCCGGCATGCTGGTCTCCTCGCTGATCCCGGCCAGCCGCCGCGAGCAGCAGGTGGCGGCGCAGGTCAAGGAGAAGGCCGGCGAGCACGCCGGCGCGGTGAAGGAGAAGCTGGGCGAGGTGGCCGGCGAGCTCAAGGAGGAGCTGCGCGAGCCGGCGCAGCAGGCCACCGAGTCGGTGCGCTCCACCGCCCAGGACGCAGTGCACGCGGTCAAGGACGACACGAAGTCGGCCGCGCAGGACGTCAAGGGCACCGCGCAGCAGTCCCGCGAACAGGTCCGGTACTGACCCGGACCCTCGTACGCCGCAGCTCGCGGTCACACCCGGCCCGACCGGGGAGTGGCCGCGAGCTGTCGCGTGCCCGGCGGACCTGTCGGCGAACGCTGTGGAGCTGATGGCGTGGACGATTCAGCTCGGCAGCCGGCCGGCGGCTGAGCCGGTGACCTCGTTGCGGCAGCCCGCGACCGCCGCCGTCGGTCGGCCGGCGGCGCGCACGTCCGACTCCACCCACAGCACCAGGTCACCGGGACCGTTCCCGGCCAGCCGGCGGCGCAGCGTCCGGATGGAATGCGCGGGGTCGCGCACCCGCGCGTCGGCGTAGGGCATGCCGCCGCGCAACCGCCGGCCCAGCGCGAGCCAGGAGCAGACTCCGCGTTCCAGCACCCAGAGCGGGGCGGCCAGCGCGGTGCGCGCCGGGAAGACCCGGGCGCCGCCGGCCCGCCGGCGGCCCACCTCGGCGACGGCCACCGTCGCCACGGCGGCGCGCAGCAGCAGGCCCGGCCGGCGGGCCGCGAGCGCGGCCGCCACGCCCGGCAGCACCGCCAGCGCCGCCACCAGCCGGACCGGTTGGGCCTGGTCGTCGTACGCCTGCCGGATCCGCTGCCCGCGGAAGTGCGCGACGGTCGGCGGGACCCGGCGTACGTGCAGCCAGGCCGGGGTCGCCGTGGCGCCCCCGTACGCGCACACGGTGCGAACCAGCTCGAGGTTCTCGAAGAGCACGTCCGGGTCGTACCCGCCAGTGGCGCGGAAGGTGCTCCGGCGCACGGCCAGGGTGCCCGGCCAGTCGCCGCCGAACGCGCGGTTGAGCAGAATGCGGCCGGTGTCCCACCAGGCGTGCCAGGGCAGCGGGTCGAAGTGGTTCTGCGGCCGGACCAGGTCCACCCGGTCCAGCAGTTCGTGCACCGCCCGCAGCCCGGCCTCGTCGTACCGGACGTCGTCGTCGGCGATCACCACGTGCTCGTGCCGGGCCAGGCCGATCCCGGTCAGCACCCCGAGCACCTGGCTGTTGGCGCCGCGCGGCGTGGGGTCGGGGCGGACGTGTCGGACCAGGTTCCGCCACGCGGCGGCGTGCCGGGCGAAGAGGTCCGATGCGGAGCCGTCGACCACGGTGACGTCCACCCACCGGGTGAGATCGCGCAGGTAGTCGGTCAGCCCGGTGAGGCCGGTGTCGT
The window above is part of the Micromonospora inositola genome. Proteins encoded here:
- a CDS encoding glycosyltransferase → MSAPARDQHAAFAPAPVVGGAATAAGGGLPPDRLPVEYVLPLRRSDDTGLTGLTDYLRDLTRWVDVTVVDGSASDLFARHAAAWRNLVRHVRPDPTPRGANSQVLGVLTGIGLARHEHVVIADDDVRYDEAGLRAVHELLDRVDLVRPQNHFDPLPWHAWWDTGRILLNRAFGGDWPGTLAVRRSTFRATGGYDPDVLFENLELVRTVCAYGGATATPAWLHVRRVPPTVAHFRGQRIRQAYDDQAQPVRLVAALAVLPGVAAALAARRPGLLLRAAVATVAVAEVGRRRAGGARVFPARTALAAPLWVLERGVCSWLALGRRLRGGMPYADARVRDPAHSIRTLRRRLAGNGPGDLVLWVESDVRAAGRPTAAVAGCRNEVTGSAAGRLPS
- a CDS encoding DUF3618 domain-containing protein, with protein sequence MSTDPDQIRREIEATRNSLSSDVDALAYKVSPSRIVDDRKQRARNALQNVRDKIMGTASDYGHSTGHAAHSAADHASSAASTVGDKAHAAASTVGDAAQRAPHVLREKSEGNPLAAGLIAFGAGMLVSSLIPASRREQQVAAQVKEKAGEHAGAVKEKLGEVAGELKEELREPAQQATESVRSTAQDAVHAVKDDTKSAAQDVKGTAQQSREQVRY